A genomic segment from Mus musculus strain C57BL/6J chromosome 13, GRCm38.p6 C57BL/6J encodes:
- the Gprin1 gene encoding G protein-regulated inducer of neurite outgrowth 1: MRDCCSSPKAIPAPPRHALDQSLGMDPRHTSSSGAAEGASCSERPAGSLACPSPNCSPLPETPRAHGALTSDNSGTTLFGKPEPMSSAEATPTASEIRNPVFSGKMDGNSLKQADSTSTRKEEAGSLRNEESMLKGKAEPMIYGKGEPGTVGRVDCTASGAENSGSLGKVDMPCSSKVDIVSPGGDNAGSLRKVETISSGKMDPKTENVMHSRRERPGSTGEGDLVSLRENDMKPPDNTDSASTKKTDPEFSGKLTPGSSGKTELVSSVTVAPVTSENVNPVCSGGAGPAAVGNSETLSSVKKDPQLLGKKEAVSSGEGGSVSVRMAETVSARQPEGMFPAKTDSTSSNSTGPSGRADPVSLRNSELVSPVKPERLSSGQAERVSLVKTETLSSGKEDPRSSRRVDHTTVTGNMQTSQKGNPESSGKTDLGSSSSGDTRSLGTWGSLSAAKAEVTEGKGDPQPWKKASLPASEKTDPLASSKAGSASQGKAETVSPGEVDAMTLGKTVPTSSGKTALVSPGKVDLMTSERAEGIPELQASEKGNPVNSTRVDTGATGSTEPKSGVKVITQIPGATSPGKVETPSLQKEQPQLSEKTDPSRKVDPPTTVEPVSLGKADSASPSPRKAESQTSAKTVPQAPDKATSSLRQSDGTPYSSAQPQRDTRSIGSLPEREPSASTSQKDLAAAAAQKSPSAEAAAPPPGPRTRDNFTKAPSWDAGAPPPREDAGTQAGAQACVSVAVSPMSPQDGAGGPAFSFQAAPRAPSPAPRPPSRRDAGLQVSLGAAETRSVATGPMTPQAAAPPAVPPVFPEVRVRPGSVLAAALAPQEATEPVRDVSWDEKGMTWEVYGASMEVEVLGMAIQKHLERQIEEHGRQGAPAPAPPPAVRAGPGRAGSVRTAPAEGAAKRPPGLFRALLQSVRRPRCCSRAGPTAE; encoded by the coding sequence ATGAGGGACTGCTGCTCCTCTCCAAAGGCCATCCCTGCACCCCCAAGGCACGCCCTGGACCAGAGTTTAGGCATGGACCCCAGACACACCAGTTCCAGTGGGGCTGCGGAAGGGGCCTCCTGTTCTGAGAGGCCTGCTGGGAGCTTAGCCTGCCCTTCTCCTAACTGCAGCCCTCTCCCAGAGACACCGAGGGCACATGGAGCCTTGACCTCAGACAACTCTGGAACGACTTTGTTTGGGAAGCCAGAGCCCATGTCCTCAGCAGAAGCCACTCCCACAGCCTCAGAGATCAGAAATCCTGTGTTCTCGGGGAAGATGGATGGCAACTCCCTGAAGCAGGCAGACTCCACTTCCACACGAAAGGAAGAGGCTGGGTCCTTGAGGAATGAAGAGTCCATGTTGAAGGGAAAGGCAGAGCCTATGATCTATGGAAAGGGGGAGCCTGGGACGGTAGGAAGAGTGGACTGCACAGCTTCAGGGGCGGAGAATTCTGGGTCCTTGGGAAAAGTAGACATGCCATGTTCCAGCAAAGTGGATATAGTGTCCCCAGGAGGAGACAATGCTGGGTCTTTAAGAAAGGTAGAGACTATATCCTCAGGCAAAATGGATCCAAAAACAGAGAATGTCATGCATTCCAGAAGAGAGCGCCCTGGATCCACAGGAGAGGGAGATCTTGTGTCTTTGAGGGAAAATGATATGAAACCCCCGGACAACACAGATTCTGCCTCCACAAAAAAGACAGACCCTGAGTTCTCTGGAAAGCTAACTCCAGGATCGTCAGGCAAGACAGAGCTTGTATCCTCAGTAACTGTGGCTCCTGTGACCTCTGAAAATGTGAATCCTGTATGCTCGGGGGGAGCAGGTCCTGCAGCTGTGGGCAATTCAGAAACTTTGTCCTCAGTCAAGAAGGACCCTCAGTTGCTTGGAAAGAAAGAGGCTGTCTCCTCAGGAGAAGGTGGGTCTGTATCGGTGAGAATGGCAGAAACAGTGTCTGCCAGACAGCCAGAAGGTATGTTTCCAGCAAAGACAGATTCTACATCTTCCAACAGTACAGGACCTTCAGGCAGAGCGGACCCTGTTTCCTTAAGAAATTCAGAACTTGTGTCCCCAGTGAAACCAGAACGCTTGTCCTCTGGGCAGGCAGAACGCGTGTCCTTGgtaaaaacagaaacattatcctcaggaaaagaagatccaaGGTCTTCTAGAAGGGTGGATCACACGACTGTCACAGGAAACATGCAAACATCTCAAAAGGGGAATCCCGAGTCTTCAGGAAAGACAGACCTCGGGTCTTCGAGTTCAGGAGATACCAGGTCTCTGGGGACTTGGGGGTCCCTGTCTGCTGCAAAAGCTGAGGTGACTGAGGGGAAAGGAGACCCACAGCCCTGGAAGAAGGCAAGTCTCCCAGCCTCAGAGAAGACCGATCCCCTGGCTTCAAGCAAGGCAGGCTCTGCAAGCCAGGGAAAGGCAGAAACGGTTTCCCCTGGAGAAGTGGACGCCATGACTTTAGGAAAAACGGTCCCAACGAGTTCAGGAAAAACAGCTTTGGTATCCCCAGGGAAGGTGGATCTCATGACCTCAGAAAGAGCAGAAGGCATCCCAGAGCTGCAGGCTTCAGAGAAAGGGAATCCTGTTAACTCCACACGGGTGGACACCGGGGCCACAGGGAGTACTGAGCCCAAATCTGGGGTCAAAGTGATAACCCAGATTCCAGGTGCCACATCCCCGGGAAAGGTGGAAACTCCGTCTTTGCAAAAGGAGCAGCCACAACTGTCTGAGAAGACAGATCCCTCCAGAAAAGTCGACCCCCCCACGACTGTGGAGCCTGTGTCCCTGGGGAAGGCTGACTCTGCATCTCCATCTCCTAGAAAAGCAGAGTCTCAGACTTCCGCCAAGACTGTCCCTCAGGCCCCAGATAAGGCCACGTCCTCTCTCAGGCAATCAGATGGCACACCCTACAGCTCAGCCCAGCCCCAGAGAGATACCAGGAGCATCGGATCCCTGCCAGAGCGGGAGCCCTCTGCCAGCACCAGCCAGAAAGACCTAGCGGCAGCGGCGGCTCAGAAGAGCCCCAGCGCGGAGGCTGCGGCGCCCCCTCCAGGGCCACGGACTCGCGACAACTTCACCAAGGCGCCGTCGTGGGACGCCGGAGCGCCACCGCCACGCGAGGACGCGGGCACCCAGGCAGGCGCGCAGGCCTGCGTCTCGGTGGCGGTGAGCCCCATGTCTCCGCAGGACGGCGCGGGTGGCCCGGCCTTCAGCTTCCAGGCGGCGCCGCGCGCGCCCAGCCCCGCGCCCAGGCCACCATCGCGCCGGGACGCGGGCCTGCAGGTGTCGCTGGGAGCCGCCGAGACACGCTCGGTGGCCACGGGGCCCATGACTCCGCAGGCCGCAGCGCCGCCCGCCGTGCCGCCCGTCTTCCCCGAGGTGCGGGTGCGGCCAGGCTCGGTGTTGGCGGCCGCCTTGGCGCCCCAGGAGGCGACCGAGCCGGTGCGCGACGTGAGCTGGGACGAGAAGGGCATGACGTGGGAAGTGTACGGTGCTTCCATGGAGGTGGAGGTGCTGGGCATGGCCATCCAGAAGCATTTGGAGCGTCAGATCGAGGAGCACGGCCGCCAAGGGGCGCCGGCGCCGGCGCCGCCGCCCGCCGTCCGCGCGGGCCCAGGCCGTGCAGGCTCTGTGCGCACCGCACCGGCGGAGGGCGCCGCCAAGCGCCCGCCGGGCCTCTTCCGCGCGCTGCTGCAGAGTGTGCGCCGGCCGCGGTGCTGCTCGCGGGCGGGCCCCACTGCGGAGTGA